Proteins encoded by one window of Patescibacteria group bacterium:
- a CDS encoding glycogen/starch synthase — protein MTSSVLDQLQSIVSPQGGEDLRILMVAPECTPYANVGGFSRVLGYLSRELRGLGVDARVFMPKFGQIDEDKYKMEMVLEGLEVPTGVEGGERDVLVCNVKKHQAPGGAPVYFLENMEYYEKRANVYGYSDDPVRWALLSRGALEFLRHNDGARFPADRDWLPHVIHCNDWETGHIPNYLRTVYGNDPRLQGIATIFTIHNLQYQGMFDHRNVSELDYDDGRSAIAPFFSDRLPKQNFMRRGIIYSDVVNTVSKTYAKEILTPEYGEGLDRLLLEVRSKLFGVLNGIDYDEFNPKTDKLIEENYDIRSLSKRVENKLALQEEFDLPQDEDIFVTGFVGRLADQKGLDLIFKTFWPFLKNFDAQFVQVGGGDGHCIETLKKMKKDFPDKIGIHPMANFTLPRLIFSGSDVMLFPSKFEPCGITQLEAMRYGSIPIAREVGGLADTVRDFDSKTGKGTGFTFKGYDKWEFFAQVVRAYETFHYSEVWRGLMRQAMQADFSWTASAKGYIDLYQKAIHFRRQDLVSEGVISPDEV, from the coding sequence ATGACCTCAAGCGTTTTGGATCAGCTACAAAGCATAGTTTCTCCGCAGGGAGGTGAAGACCTTCGTATTTTAATGGTTGCGCCGGAATGTACACCTTATGCAAATGTGGGTGGTTTTTCGCGTGTTCTGGGTTATCTCTCTAGGGAGTTGCGCGGTCTAGGTGTGGATGCGCGTGTTTTTATGCCAAAATTTGGGCAAATTGATGAGGATAAGTACAAGATGGAAATGGTTTTGGAAGGTTTGGAGGTTCCAACTGGGGTAGAGGGGGGTGAGAGAGATGTTTTGGTGTGTAATGTTAAGAAACACCAAGCGCCAGGAGGTGCCCCGGTGTACTTTTTGGAAAATATGGAGTATTACGAGAAGAGAGCTAATGTTTATGGTTATTCTGACGATCCTGTTCGTTGGGCGTTACTTTCTCGGGGTGCTTTAGAGTTTTTGCGCCACAATGACGGAGCCAGATTTCCAGCAGACCGGGATTGGCTGCCTCATGTAATCCATTGTAATGACTGGGAAACAGGGCATATACCGAATTATCTTAGAACTGTCTACGGAAACGATCCCCGGTTACAGGGAATTGCTACTATTTTTACTATTCATAATCTTCAATACCAGGGCATGTTTGATCACCGTAATGTAAGCGAGTTGGATTATGACGACGGGCGAAGTGCTATTGCCCCCTTCTTTTCTGATCGGCTTCCCAAACAAAACTTTATGCGCCGGGGCATAATTTATTCAGATGTGGTAAATACTGTTTCCAAGACGTACGCCAAGGAGATTCTTACTCCGGAATATGGTGAAGGTCTAGATAGGCTTCTTTTAGAAGTGCGGTCAAAACTGTTTGGTGTGTTAAACGGAATTGATTACGACGAATTTAATCCTAAAACTGATAAATTAATTGAGGAGAATTATGATATCCGTTCTTTAAGTAAGAGAGTAGAGAATAAATTAGCTTTGCAAGAGGAGTTTGACCTTCCCCAAGATGAAGATATTTTTGTAACAGGGTTTGTTGGTCGCTTGGCAGATCAAAAAGGGTTAGATCTTATTTTCAAGACTTTTTGGCCTTTTCTTAAGAATTTTGATGCCCAGTTTGTTCAGGTAGGTGGGGGTGATGGGCACTGTATTGAAACGCTCAAGAAGATGAAGAAAGATTTTCCCGATAAAATTGGTATCCACCCCATGGCTAACTTTACACTTCCTCGCCTTATTTTTTCAGGGTCAGATGTTATGCTTTTTCCCTCTAAGTTTGAGCCGTGTGGAATAACTCAGCTGGAAGCAATGCGTTACGGGTCAATTCCCATTGCGCGCGAAGTCGGGGGTTTGGCAGATACGGTAAGAGACTTTGATTCCAAGACAGGGAAAGGGACTGGCTTTACTTTTAAGGGTTATGACAAGTGGGAGTTTTTTGCTCAGGTAGTTCGTGCTTATGAAACATTTCACTATTCTGAAGTATGGCGTGGATTAATGAGACAAGCAATGCAAGCAGACTTTTCTTGGACTGCTAGTGCCAAGGGATATATAGATCTCTATCAGAAAGCTATTCATTTTCGCCGCCAGGATCTAGTTTCGGAAGGTGTTATTTCTCCGGATGAAGTTTAG